TTCGAGCGGCAACCACCGGGTATGCGCGTTTAATGATCCCAATGGTACACACGCTCGATGAAATTCTGTGGGTAAAACAGCAAATTGCCTCGGCTCAGCGCTCGCTGAAAGCAGAAGGTTTGCGATACGCCGAAACCCTAGAGCTCGGTATTATGGTCGAAGTGCCATCGGTGTGTTTTATCATCGACCACTTCTGCGATGAGGTTGATTTCTTTAGCATTGGTTCCAACGATATGACGCAATATTTGTATGCCGTCGATCGCAATAACCAGCGCGTCGCGCACCTTTATAATCCGATTACCCCTTCGTTTCTGCGTATGCTGCGCCAGATTATCGACGTCGCGCATCGACGTGAACGCTGGGTGGGACTGTGCGGTGAGCTCGGTGGGGAACCTCGTTATCTGCCTCTGCTGATTGGTCTAGGTTTAGACGAGCTCAGCATGAGCGGCGCGCGCATTCCGGCGATTAAAGAGCTGGCACGCAAACTCAGCGCCGAAGAGTGCGTAGCACTGGCCAACCGCGCCTGTGAGTGCAAATCGGCTAACGATATTGAAGCGTTACTGGATACGCAGGCGATCCCCGCAGATCAGAAACCGTTGCTGGCGCTAGAGAATATTATCGTTCCCGCTCACCTGACGAATAAAGAACAGGTGATTCAATACCTGTGCGGCAATTTAGCCATTCAGGATCGCACCGATCATCCTACCGAACTGGAAGAGGATATCTGGCAGCGTGAAGATATCGTCACCACCGGTGTGGGCTTTGGCTTTGCCATTCCGCACACCAAATCGACTCATATTAAACACTCCAGTATCAGCATTGCTCGGCTCGAAAACGTTATTGATTGGCAGTCAGAAATGGGTGAGGTCGACTTCGTTATTATGCTGACTCTAGGCGCACAAGACAGCGTTAGTCACGTTAAAGTCTTTTCCCAGCTCGCGCGTAAATTAGTGAAGAAAGAGTTTCGTGAAGCAATGCGCTCAGCACCCAACGCAGAAGCCATTCTCTCGCTGCTACAAAGCGAATTAACCTTTTAATTAACTCGACAGGAAACGCTCTCGGTATTCCGAGGGCGTTATCTCAAACTGCCGCTTGAACAGGCGGCAAAAGTAGCTCGCATCGCTATAACCACAGCGGTGGGCCACTTCGTTCACGTTCAAATGGTATTTCTGCAAGATCATCTTGGCTTTGCCCAACCGCACCCAGTGCAGATAGTCAATAAAGCTCATACTTCCCTCTTGCTGAAAAATACGAGACAGATGATTAGCGCTGATATTAAACATGACCGCGGTATTTTCACGGGTTAACGCACTGGAAAAATTATCCTGAACGTAGGTACAGATACTTTTATATAAAAAGGCACCGCGCTGCATTTTATTTGCCAACGGTAAGGCCAACTGGTTACGGCAAACATGCAGCAAACTCAGAACCAAATAACGACCAATATCAGGATCTGCCGTTCTTGCCGCCAACGCGTTTAGCGCCTGTAAAATATGCTCACTCTCTTCGGCATTTTGTTGGGTTATTTCCAGCGTTCTTAAACGATGAAAACCCGCCGTCGTAGCGCGTTTATCAAAGAAATGAAAACCAATGTAGGACGGCGCAAACAGCACGCTAAGCAATAATACATCCTTGTCCCACGTCGGCTGGCTGCTAGCAAATGCAGGAATAAACAACGCATCGCCGTGAGCCAACGTGATGCTCGTGCCAGCGGGCTTTTCTGCCGTGTAGCTACCACGTAAAACAATCTCAAGACGTGGGAATTTCGCACCAAGGCTATTCCCTAACGAATGGCCTTGGCTATCACGCGAACGCTGAGCAAAGTATGTGTGCTTGAGCTGCTGAGGATTCAAAACCAGCCCACTTAATAACTCAGTGAAAAACGGATGATCCGTCAGCGACATATCACTTCACACACGCATATCATCCCGTATTCCCTCTGCGCATTTTCCCAGTCGATAATAAAGAAAATATATTATGCCTTCTGTACAGGCACACACATTTCAAAATCCCAGATGCCGCTTTCAGTTCCATCGTTGTGGTATTTTTCAAAACATGGCGCGTTAATCGGCACGTAGCCGCTTCTTGGCAGCACTTCGTTGAAAAACTCCATCCACGGGCGACCAAAATCACCGTCTTCAACATGCGCCTGCGCCACCGCGTATAAGCCGCCTTTCAAGGTATCAATGCGAACCCCTTCGCTATTGGCCGGTAAAACAAAATCAGGCTCGACGGTAATCGCGGTATCAACGCGCATCTCTTCCGGTGGAACTTCTTCTGGATTGTCGTAATAGATCGCAATCCAGTCACCGTTTTCATCCACCTTATTATTATCAATCCACTGATATAGTTTCTGGAAACCGACACCCACATTTTGGTCTAACGGCCCCACCATGCGAATACCCGCGAAAATGCGCTCGGCGCGCTGCTCTACAATCATTTCCATTGTAACGCCCTCTCTCATTGCCAAGTGAAATACTGTATCCATAAACAGTATTGTCAAAATAAACCAAATTGCCAACAGCTGATTTTCACTTCTGTGATTCGCGCCGCGTTACGGGATTTTATGAAAAAACAAGCGCTCTATTTTACAGATCGTTACATTGGTTTTTATGCACAAAAAAGAAACACCTACCAACATCACACTTTCGGCGGTGATTAACTTGTAAAAAAAATGCAAACAAAAACACAGGAAGTAACACATGACTTCATCTGCCTCAAAGCCCTCTCAGGCTAACGCCCGAACCGTATTCCGCGTAACGAGCGGTAACTTTCTCGAGATGTATGATTTTATGGTGTTTGGCTATTACGCCAGCGCGATAGCCGAAACCTTTTTCCCCACTCAAAGCCCCTTTGCCTCGTTAATGCTAACGCTGATGACCTTCGGCGCGGGCTTCTTAATGCGACCTCTGGGTGCGATTGTGCTGGGTGCCTATATTGACCATCACGGCCGCCGCCGGGGTTTATTGATTACCTTAGGCCTGATGGCGCTGGGAACATTGACCATCGCCTGTACGCCGTCGTACCACAGTATCGGCATGGCTGCGCCCCTGCTGATTCTGGCGGGCCGCCTGCTTCAGGGGTTTTCCGCCGGTGTGGAACTGGGCGGTGTGTCGGTCTACCTGTCTGAGATTGCCCCGAAAGATCGCAAAGGGTTCTACGTTAGCTGGCAATCCGGCAGCCAACAAATTGCCGTTATTTTTGCAGCATTGCTGGGCGTGGGATTAAATCAGTACCTTGGGAAGAGCGTGATGACCGAGTGGGGCTGGCGCATTCCGTTTATCGTGGGTTGCCTGATTGTGCCTTTCTTGTTTTATATCCGCCGGATGCTTGAAGAAACAGAGGCATTTAACCAACGCAAACATCGCCCAAGCATGAGCGAAATTACCCGTTCAGTGGCGAGTAACTGGCAATTGGTTTTGGTTGGCATGTTTATGGTGGTGACCACCACGGTGTCGTTCTACCTCATCACGGCCTTCACACCAACCTATGGCAAAACGGTGTTGCAGTTTACCGCTCAGCAAAGCTTTTTAGTCACGCTGTTGGTGGGAATTTCAAACCTGTTCTGGCTGCCGGTGATGGGCGCGCTGTCAGACAAAGTAGGACGGCGGCCATTGCTGTTGCTGTTTAGCGCGTTGATGCTGCTAACGTCCTATCCATCGTTGAACTGGCTGGTAGCACATCCAAGCTTTGCGCATTTGATTGAAGTTGAACTGTGGCTGTCGTTTATGTATGCCAGCTACAACGGCGCGATGGTGGTATGCCTCACCGAAATCATGCCCGCAGAAGTGCGCGCATCAGGCTTCTCCATGGCTTATAGCTTGGCTACCGCGATTTTCGGCGGATTTACACCAGCCATATCCAGCTATCTGATCCACGCCACCGGTGACAAAGCGATGCCGGGAATGTGGCTTTCGGCCGCGGCGGCCTGTGGCTTAATCGCCGCGCTGGCGCTACCTGCAATCCAACGTTTGAATCACAATCGAACCGTCACGGTGCCTAGCCGTAACGCGGTAGCGCCGAAGTAAGTTTTTCGCACCAGAAATAAATCTTCCCGACTTTTTCCTCAAGAGAAAGTCGGGATTGATGTCAAAGCGGCCACAGCCACGCAGCACCGCGCACGCCGCTGGAGTCACCGTGTTTGGCTTTACGTACCGGCGTTTCACATTCCCGCCCGAATACCCACGTTGAGATCAACGGCGGCACCGTTGTATATAACCGGTCCACATTACTCATCCCACCGCCAAGCACCACCACGTCAGGATCGATGATGTTAATCACGTGGGCTAACGATTTTGCCAGTCGCTGTTCATAGTGGGTGATCGCACGCTCAGCCAACGCATCACCTTGGCGGGATAACGCCATGATTTCAGCGCCCGCTAGCGGCTGACCACCTAAGCGCTGGTAGTCTGTTTCGAAACCGGTACCCGAAATAAAGGTTTCAATACAACCTGATTTCCCACAGTAGCAAGGAACCTCTTTCTGATACTGCCACTCGTCGTCATTAAGCCAAGGCAAAGGATTATGTCCCCACTCGCCCGCAATGCCGTTTCCACCCGCGTGTACCCGCCCGTCGATAGCAATGCCTGAGCCACAGCCGGTACCGATAATCACCGCAAACACCAGATGCGCCCCAGCAGCTGCTCCGTCGGTTGCTTCAGACACCGCAAGACAGTTGGCGTCATTGGCCAAACGAACGTCGCGCGACAGGCGCTTAGCCAGATCTTTGTCTAATGGTTGGCCATTCAGCCAGGTGGAATTCGCATTTTTCACTAGACCGGTAAAGGGCGACAATGTGCCAGGGATCCCCACACCCACGCTCCCCCGCTGACCGGTTTGCTTTTCGGCTAACTCCACCAGCCCCGCTATCGCCTCAACGGTTTTTGCATAGTCATCACGAGGGGTGGCAATACGATGCCGAAACAGCGCCTGACCGTTATTTCCCAAGGCAATAACTTCAATTTTGGTGCCGCCCAAATCTATACCAATACGCACATAGCCCCCTAAGCAGACGAATACTGAGTCGAACTAGTTTGCAGAATTTCTCGGGCAATTAATACTACAGCCGACCCTCTTTATTCGTTATCATGCGGCCTGTTTAACACATTGCCATACCCAAAATAATGGGAGTTGTATCAAGGCGGCAAGAGAGCGCAGCCAACATAGATGCAGCTTCAAGTATGAAGGGTATAAAACATGGCGCGCGATGCGTCACGATCAGGGACAACGCTAATGCTATGGTTTAAGAATTTATTGGTTTACCGTCTGAGCCGCGATGTTCATCTGGTGCCAGATGAAGTTGAAAAAATGCTGGGCTCGATGGCCTTTACGCCGTGCGGTAGTCAGGATATGGCGAAAACGGGCTGGGTCTCTCCGATGGGTTCCCACAGCGATGCGCTGACTCACTACGTCAACGACCAAATCCTGCTGTGCGCACGTAAAGAAGAAAAAATCTTACCATCGCCGGTCTTAAAGCAGGCGCTGCAGGCAAAGATTGAAAAGCTGGAAGGCGAGCAAGGCCGCAAGCTTAAGAAAACCGAAAAAGACTCGTTAAAAGACGAAGTGCTGCACACGTTACTGCCGCGCGCATTCAGCCGTTTCAGCCAGACTTGGCTGTGGATTGATATGGCGAATGGCCTGATCATGGTCGATGCCGCCAGTCCGAAAAAAGCAGAAGACACCTTAGCGCTGTTGCGTAAAAGCATTGGCTCGCTGCCGGTTGTGCCATTAACCATGGAAAGCCCTATTGAGCTGACGATGACCGAATGGGTGCGCTCCGGCGAAGTCCCTGCAGGCTTTGCCCTGCAAGACGAAGCCGAACTGAAAGCGATTCTGGAAGAAGGTGGCGTGATCCGCTGCAAAAAACAGGATCTGGTTTCTGACGAGATTGCCGTTCACATTGAAGCGGGCAAACTGGTCACCAAGCTGGCGTTGGACTGGCAGGAGCGCATTCAGTTAGTGCTGTCAGACGATGGTTCACTGAAGCGTTTGAAGTTCTCTGAAACGATTCGCGATCAGAACGAAGACATCGACCGCGACGATTATGCGCAGCGTTTCGATGCCGATTTCATTTTGATGACCAGCGAACTGGCTGCGTTAATCAAAAATATTATTGAAGCGCTCGGCGGCGAATCAGAGAAATAAGTAGAGCTAACAAAAACGGGCTGAAGTTAAACTCCAGCCCGTTTGTTTGAGACTAAGAAATCTTAGCTCAGGTATTTACACAGATACGAAGTCGGTTCCGCAACCTGCAAGTTAAACTCGCTATGCCCCGGAACAAAGAACGTCTCGCCTGATGAGAACACCTGCCAATCAGGCGCACCCGGAATTAACACACGCAATGCACCTGTAATCACCGTCATCTCTTCCGGCTTATCGGTTGAGAAGGTGTATTCCCCTGCGTCCATTACGCCAATGCTCTGACGCCCAATGCTGCCACTGTCAAAACCAATCGACTTCACTTTACCAGCAAAATACTCATTTACATTCAACATACTATGGCACCTGTATTGAGAAGGGGTTACTGCATCTTGTATGAAAAAAACAGTGCTGTCACTGACTTAGTTCACACTGTGAGAGAACCGCGCCGGATATGGCTTCAAGCGCTCATTAACTGAACGTTTGTTTAGTAAGCGCTGGCATCGGTAATCACCCTAACCTGTTCCGCGCTCAAGCGAAGATTAGCGGCCACCGCGAGCTCGTTTAGCTGTTTTAACGATGTTGCGCTCGCAATCGGCGAGGTTATTCCCGGCTGTGCAATTTGCCACGCTAACGCCACGGCCACCGGTGAGGCATTGACCTCATGGGCTACCTGCTCCAGCGCATCAAGGATCCCCAGCCCACGGCTATTGAGGTATTTCTCCACAATTCCGTTACCTCGAGCGCTTTTGTGAGCATCTTCAGCGCTGCGGTATTTCCCCGAGAGGAACCCGCTGGCCAAGGCGTAGTAGTTAATCACGCCCAGACCTTCTTTTTGTACCAGCGGTGCCAGCTCAACTTCGAAATCATGGCGGTCGTATAAATTGTATTCGGGTTGAATGGTTTCATAACGCGCCAAGCCTAACTGAGCGCTTACATCCAACGCTTTAGCCAAGCGCTCCGCGCTGTAGTTCGACGCCCCTATCGCGCGCACCTTGCCCTCTTTAATCAACGCATCAAAGGCATTCATCGTTTCCGCCAGCGGCGTGTTTTGGTCGTCATCATGCGCCTGATACAGATCGATATAGTCGGTTTTCAAGCGACGTAAAGACGCCTCAACCGCCTCGCGGATATAACGAGCCGACAGCCCTTTCAACTGTGGCCCCATCGGTTTACCCACCTTAGTGGCCAGAATAATTTGGTCACGCTTGCCGCTTTTTTGCAGCCAGTTACCGATAATAGTTTCAGACTCACCGCCAAAATTTCCTGGCACCCACGCAGAGTAAACGTCGGCGGTATCAATGAAATTCAATTGATGCTCTAGCAATGCGTCTAGCAGGCTAAACGAGGTTGCCTGATCCACGGTCCAACCAAATACGTTCCCGCCAAAGGTAATGGTCGGAACTCGAATACCAGAACGTCCTAGCTCACGTAAATTCATTATTGGCTCCTGTGCTGAGATTTGAGAAAACAACGCTGATAACGAATACTATTAGCACTAATTATTCGTATAGGTGATAGACAATTTAGGCTAAATCCAGAAAGGTCTTACCCTATCTGACTTATCTTCCATATTTCCTTCATTTTTAGATAAAGCTAACGGCCTAGAATAGTAAACTGACACGAGTCACTAATTTGTTTGTGATTGGACCACTAAGTCCAATTTTTATATTCCCGCTGCGGCGGGGATATTTCTCTGGAGAATTCAGTCTGCAATGAGTGCTTTCAATAAACCGACCTCCCGTAAACGCCTTTGGTGGGCTATCGCCGTTCTTGTTGTGGCTGGCGTCATTGTTTGGCGTTATACCAGCAGCGGCACTGAAGCGCCCACAGCTGGCGCAGAACAGGCACAGAAAGGGAAAGCAGGTGGCAAAGCCGGCGGTCGTCGTGGCGGCAGCGGCATATTGGCTCCGGTTCAGGCGGCAGAAACACGCATATCTAACGTGCCTTACTATCTCACCGGTTTAGGGACAGTAACGGCTGCCAATACGGTCACCGTACGTAGCCGCGTCGATGGCCAACTGATGAAAATCCACTTCACCGAAGGCCAGCAGGTCAAGGCCGGTGATTTATTGGCAGAGATCGACCCACGCCCTTTCCAGGTTCAGCTGGCTCAAGCTCAAGGGCAACTGGCCAAAGATCAGGCTATTTTAGCCAATGCGCGCCGTGACCTAGCGCGTTATCAGCAGCTCAGCAAAACCAACATGGTTTCTCAGCAAGAGCTGGATACGCAGGCCTCTCTGGTGACTCAAACGCAGGGCAGCATCGTGGCCGATCAGGGTGCCGTTGACAGCGCCAAGCTTCAGTTGACCTATAGCCGTATCACCGCCCCCATTGATGGTCGCGTGGGGTTGAAGCTGGTTGATGAAGGCAACTATATCACTAGCGGTGATACCACCGGTTTAGTGGTGTTAACCCAAACGCATCCAATTGATGTGGTCTTCACGCTGCCAGAAGTGAATATCGCCAGCATTCAGCAGGCACAAAAAGAAAACGGCAAGTTAGAGGTGGAAGCGTGGGATCGCTCCAATCAGCACTTGCTGACCACGGGCACCTTGCTGAGCATGGATAACCAGATCGACACCAGCACCGGCACCATCAAAATTAAGGCGCGGTTTGATAACCAAGACGACACCTTATTCCCCAATCAGTTTGTTAACGTGCGTCTGAAAGTATCCACTCAAAGCGACGCCGTGGTGGCTCCTGCCGCTGCAGTTCAAATGGGGAACGAAGGCAACTTCGTATGGGTCGTGAATGATAAAAATCAGGTGAGTAAGCACGCCGTATCCGTGGGAACCCGTGATGCCTCTGACGTGGTTATTACCGGTGGGCTCTCAGCGGGCGAGCGCGTGGTGACTGACGGTATCGATCAGTTAACCGAAGGTGCAACCGTCGAAGTGATTGCGCCTCATAGCGAAAATGCCGCACAAACTCAGGCACAAGCAGGCAAAGATGCTCCTGCTAAGCCAAACACGGATAAGCAGAACGCTGGTAAACAGGACAAGTCATAATGCAACACACGCCTGTCGGTTCTGAAGAGCCTAAAAACGAAACGCCCGCCGCCGGTGGGCCTTCTCGCCTGTTTATTCTGCGCCCGGTCGCCACCACGCTGCTAATGGTGGCTATTCTGCTGGCGGGGATCGTCGGTTATCGCTCACTGTCGGTTTCCGCGTTGCCAGAGGTGGATTACCCAACGATTCAGGTGGTAACGCTTTATCCGGGCGCCAGCCCAGACGTCACCACGTCTGCCATTACCGCACCGCTGGAACGTCAGTTCGGCCAAATGTCGGGCTTAAAACAGATGTCGTCGCAAAGCTCCGGCGGCGCGTCGGTGATTACCTTACAATTTCAGCTAACGCTGCCGCTCGACGTCGCGGAGCAAGAGGTTCAGGCCGCGATTAACGCCGCCACCAATCTGCTGCCGACCGACCTGCCCTATCCGCCGATTTACAGCAAAGTTAACCCTGCCGATCCGCCGATCATGACCATCGCCGTCACCTCCGATGCGGTGGCGATGACGCAGGTTGAAGATATGGTGGAAACCCGTATTTCGCAGAAAATCTCGCAGGTTAGCGGCGTGGGTCTGGTGACGATTTCAGGCGGTCAACGCCCTGCGGTGCGCGTGCGGTTAAACGCACCGGCGGTTGCAGCCTATGGTTTAGACAGCGAAACCATCCGTACCGCTATCGTTAACGCCAACGTTAACTCGGCGAAAGGGAGCTTTGACGGCCCAACGCGCTCGGTTACGCTGTCTGCCAACGACCAAATGAAGTCGGCTGAGGACTATCGCGATCTGATCGTGGCCTATTCCAACGGCGCTCCGGTTCGCTTAAGCGACGTGGCAACCATCGAACAGGCGGCAGAAAACACCAAGCTGGCCGCGTGGGCCAATACCAAACCGGCCATCATTTTAAACGTTCAGCGCCAGCCGGGTGCGAACGTGATTACCACTGCCGACAGCATCCAGTCATTGCTGCCACAGCTGACAGAAAGTCTGCCCAAATCAGTAAAAATGACGGTGCTGACTGACCGCACCGAAACCATTCGCGCCTCGGTCAGCGATGTTCAGACCGAGCTGCTATTAGCGATTGCCCTCGTGGTGATGGTGATTTACCTGTTCTTACGCAATGTTCCCGCCACAATCATTCCTAGCGTGGCCGTGCCGCTGTCGCTGGTGGGTACATTCGCCGTCATGTATTTCCTCGATTTTTCGATAAACAACCTCACTTTGATGGCGCTAACTATCGCCACCGGCTTCGTGGTTGATGACGCCATCGTGGTGATCGAAAACATCTCGCGCTATATCGAAAAAGGGGAAAAACCGCTGGATGCCGCGCTGAAAGGGGCGGGCGAAATTGGTTTCACCATTATTTCTCTAACCTTCTCCCTGATTGCGGTGCTGATCCCACTGCTGTTTATGGGCGATATTATTGGCCGCCTGTTCCGCGAATTTGCGGTCACCTTGGCGGTGGCGATCCTGATTTCGGCGGTGGTGTCGTTAACCCTAACGCCAATGATGTGCGCGCGTATGCTCAGCCATGAATCGCTGCGCAAACAAAACCGCTTCTCGCGTGCCAGCGAGCGTTTCTTCGAACGCGTCATTGCCAAA
This is a stretch of genomic DNA from Hafnia alvei. It encodes these proteins:
- a CDS encoding helix-turn-helix transcriptional regulator, which produces MSLTDHPFFTELLSGLVLNPQQLKHTYFAQRSRDSQGHSLGNSLGAKFPRLEIVLRGSYTAEKPAGTSITLAHGDALFIPAFASSQPTWDKDVLLLSVLFAPSYIGFHFFDKRATTAGFHRLRTLEITQQNAEESEHILQALNALAARTADPDIGRYLVLSLLHVCRNQLALPLANKMQRGAFLYKSICTYVQDNFSSALTRENTAVMFNISANHLSRIFQQEGSMSFIDYLHWVRLGKAKMILQKYHLNVNEVAHRCGYSDASYFCRLFKRQFEITPSEYRERFLSS
- the sbmC gene encoding DNA gyrase inhibitor SbmC; this encodes MEMIVEQRAERIFAGIRMVGPLDQNVGVGFQKLYQWIDNNKVDENGDWIAIYYDNPEEVPPEEMRVDTAITVEPDFVLPANSEGVRIDTLKGGLYAVAQAHVEDGDFGRPWMEFFNEVLPRSGYVPINAPCFEKYHNDGTESGIWDFEMCVPVQKA
- a CDS encoding MFS transporter, which produces MTSSASKPSQANARTVFRVTSGNFLEMYDFMVFGYYASAIAETFFPTQSPFASLMLTLMTFGAGFLMRPLGAIVLGAYIDHHGRRRGLLITLGLMALGTLTIACTPSYHSIGMAAPLLILAGRLLQGFSAGVELGGVSVYLSEIAPKDRKGFYVSWQSGSQQIAVIFAALLGVGLNQYLGKSVMTEWGWRIPFIVGCLIVPFLFYIRRMLEETEAFNQRKHRPSMSEITRSVASNWQLVLVGMFMVVTTTVSFYLITAFTPTYGKTVLQFTAQQSFLVTLLVGISNLFWLPVMGALSDKVGRRPLLLLFSALMLLTSYPSLNWLVAHPSFAHLIEVELWLSFMYASYNGAMVVCLTEIMPAEVRASGFSMAYSLATAIFGGFTPAISSYLIHATGDKAMPGMWLSAAAACGLIAALALPAIQRLNHNRTVTVPSRNAVAPK
- the mak gene encoding fructokinase, which codes for MRIGIDLGGTKIEVIALGNNGQALFRHRIATPRDDYAKTVEAIAGLVELAEKQTGQRGSVGVGIPGTLSPFTGLVKNANSTWLNGQPLDKDLAKRLSRDVRLANDANCLAVSEATDGAAAGAHLVFAVIIGTGCGSGIAIDGRVHAGGNGIAGEWGHNPLPWLNDDEWQYQKEVPCYCGKSGCIETFISGTGFETDYQRLGGQPLAGAEIMALSRQGDALAERAITHYEQRLAKSLAHVINIIDPDVVVLGGGMSNVDRLYTTVPPLISTWVFGRECETPVRKAKHGDSSGVRGAAWLWPL
- the rdgC gene encoding recombination-associated protein RdgC gives rise to the protein MLWFKNLLVYRLSRDVHLVPDEVEKMLGSMAFTPCGSQDMAKTGWVSPMGSHSDALTHYVNDQILLCARKEEKILPSPVLKQALQAKIEKLEGEQGRKLKKTEKDSLKDEVLHTLLPRAFSRFSQTWLWIDMANGLIMVDAASPKKAEDTLALLRKSIGSLPVVPLTMESPIELTMTEWVRSGEVPAGFALQDEAELKAILEEGGVIRCKKQDLVSDEIAVHIEAGKLVTKLALDWQERIQLVLSDDGSLKRLKFSETIRDQNEDIDRDDYAQRFDADFILMTSELAALIKNIIEALGGESEK
- the ppnP gene encoding pyrimidine/purine nucleoside phosphorylase — its product is MLNVNEYFAGKVKSIGFDSGSIGRQSIGVMDAGEYTFSTDKPEEMTVITGALRVLIPGAPDWQVFSSGETFFVPGHSEFNLQVAEPTSYLCKYLS
- a CDS encoding aldo/keto reductase, whose amino-acid sequence is MNLRELGRSGIRVPTITFGGNVFGWTVDQATSFSLLDALLEHQLNFIDTADVYSAWVPGNFGGESETIIGNWLQKSGKRDQIILATKVGKPMGPQLKGLSARYIREAVEASLRRLKTDYIDLYQAHDDDQNTPLAETMNAFDALIKEGKVRAIGASNYSAERLAKALDVSAQLGLARYETIQPEYNLYDRHDFEVELAPLVQKEGLGVINYYALASGFLSGKYRSAEDAHKSARGNGIVEKYLNSRGLGILDALEQVAHEVNASPVAVALAWQIAQPGITSPIASATSLKQLNELAVAANLRLSAEQVRVITDASAY
- a CDS encoding MdtA/MuxA family multidrug efflux RND transporter periplasmic adaptor subunit translates to MSAFNKPTSRKRLWWAIAVLVVAGVIVWRYTSSGTEAPTAGAEQAQKGKAGGKAGGRRGGSGILAPVQAAETRISNVPYYLTGLGTVTAANTVTVRSRVDGQLMKIHFTEGQQVKAGDLLAEIDPRPFQVQLAQAQGQLAKDQAILANARRDLARYQQLSKTNMVSQQELDTQASLVTQTQGSIVADQGAVDSAKLQLTYSRITAPIDGRVGLKLVDEGNYITSGDTTGLVVLTQTHPIDVVFTLPEVNIASIQQAQKENGKLEVEAWDRSNQHLLTTGTLLSMDNQIDTSTGTIKIKARFDNQDDTLFPNQFVNVRLKVSTQSDAVVAPAAAVQMGNEGNFVWVVNDKNQVSKHAVSVGTRDASDVVITGGLSAGERVVTDGIDQLTEGATVEVIAPHSENAAQTQAQAGKDAPAKPNTDKQNAGKQDKS
- a CDS encoding MdtB/MuxB family multidrug efflux RND transporter permease subunit encodes the protein MQHTPVGSEEPKNETPAAGGPSRLFILRPVATTLLMVAILLAGIVGYRSLSVSALPEVDYPTIQVVTLYPGASPDVTTSAITAPLERQFGQMSGLKQMSSQSSGGASVITLQFQLTLPLDVAEQEVQAAINAATNLLPTDLPYPPIYSKVNPADPPIMTIAVTSDAVAMTQVEDMVETRISQKISQVSGVGLVTISGGQRPAVRVRLNAPAVAAYGLDSETIRTAIVNANVNSAKGSFDGPTRSVTLSANDQMKSAEDYRDLIVAYSNGAPVRLSDVATIEQAAENTKLAAWANTKPAIILNVQRQPGANVITTADSIQSLLPQLTESLPKSVKMTVLTDRTETIRASVSDVQTELLLAIALVVMVIYLFLRNVPATIIPSVAVPLSLVGTFAVMYFLDFSINNLTLMALTIATGFVVDDAIVVIENISRYIEKGEKPLDAALKGAGEIGFTIISLTFSLIAVLIPLLFMGDIIGRLFREFAVTLAVAILISAVVSLTLTPMMCARMLSHESLRKQNRFSRASERFFERVIAKYGEWLKVVLNHPMLTLSVALSTLVLTVLLYIFIPKGFFPIQDNGLIQGTVQAPQSVSFSEMAQRQQTLAAEILKDPDVASLSSFIGVDGTNATLNSGRLQINLKPLDERKDRVQQIIPRLQKMADKIPGIQLYLQPVQDLTIDTQVSRTQYQFTLQAMSLDELSTWVPKLVGELQKSPMLKDVSSDWQDQGLVAFVNVNRDTASRLGITMADVDNALYNAFGQRLISTIYTQANQYRVVMEHNQDHSNGLAAFNDVYLTSSDGKNVPLNSIATIEQRFGPLSINHLDQFPSTTVSFNVTDGYSLEQAMKTITSTEQQLNMPVDITTNFQGATLAFESALGSTLWLIVAAIIAMYIVLGVLYESFIHPVTILSTLPTAGVGALLALIMAGSELDVIAIIGIILLIGIVKKNAIMMIDFALAAEREQGMAPYDAIYQACLLRFRPILMTTLAALLGALPLMLSTGVGAELRQPLGICMVGGLVMSQILTLFTTPVIYLLFDKVSRNTHPAKDPQENVQ